GGTGTCATCGCTGCCGCCGACTCCTCGGAGTCACTCGTCGAACACTATCGCACCCTCGGTCTTCTTTTGGAAGGCGAGGCACTCTCCGCCGCATGATTCCCATTAAAAACAAAGAAGGGATCGCGCGGATGCGTGAGTCCTGTGCGATTGCCGCCCTCGTGTTAAAACAGCTTAAAGAGCTCGTTCGCCCGGGGATCACGACCTATGACTTGGATCAGGCTGCACGCGATTTCATCGCCCAGCACGGAGCTAAGAGTGCCTGTTATGGCTACCAGATCGGCAACCGCCGGTTTCCTGCCTACACCTGTCTTTCGGTTAACGAAGAGGTGGTCCACGGCATCGGGTCAATGAAGCGCGTCCTGCACGACGGCGATGTCGTCTCCTTGGATGTCGTTATCGAATATAACGGCTACATCGGCGACAATGCCACCACGGTCCCCCTCGGCTCGGTTTCACCTCGTGTGGCTGAATTGCTAAAGGTTTCCGAAGAGGCCCTCTATCTCGGGATCAAAGAGGCTGTTGTTGGCAATCGCATCGGCAACATCTCCCACGCGATCCAGACATATGTTGAAGCCCATGGCTTCGGTGTTGTTCGCGATCTCGTCGGACACGGAGTTGGCATTTCGATGCATGAAGATCCGCAGATCCCGAACTTCGGCCGCAAGAATTCAGGTGATAAGATCAAGCCCGGCATGACGCTCGCCATAGAGCCCATGGTAAACTTGGGGACCTATCGCACGAAGACCTTGAGTGATGGCTGGACCATCGTCACCGCCGACAATCTGCCCGCCGCGCACTTCGAACACACCGTGCTCACCACAGAAAATGGCCCCGAGATCCTGACGATCCCGAAGCCCCTCTGATTTGTTTCCTCCCACTTTCCGGACCCTCACGGGTCCTGTTTCCTCCACATTTCCACAGTAAAGTTAAACTAAACCACATCCATGCCACGTATCCTCGGTGTTGATATCCCCGCGAAGAAAAAAATCGCGTATTCCCTCCGTTACATCTACGGTATCGGTCCCATCCGGGCCGACCTGATCGTCAAAGAAGTCGGTATCGATCCTGACTCCCGCGCCGAAGCCCTCACCGAGGAGCAGATGAACAAGATCCTCCACGTC
This window of the Rariglobus hedericola genome carries:
- the map gene encoding type I methionyl aminopeptidase, encoding MIPIKNKEGIARMRESCAIAALVLKQLKELVRPGITTYDLDQAARDFIAQHGAKSACYGYQIGNRRFPAYTCLSVNEEVVHGIGSMKRVLHDGDVVSLDVVIEYNGYIGDNATTVPLGSVSPRVAELLKVSEEALYLGIKEAVVGNRIGNISHAIQTYVEAHGFGVVRDLVGHGVGISMHEDPQIPNFGRKNSGDKIKPGMTLAIEPMVNLGTYRTKTLSDGWTIVTADNLPAAHFEHTVLTTENGPEILTIPKPL